From a single Glycine soja cultivar W05 chromosome 19, ASM419377v2, whole genome shotgun sequence genomic region:
- the LOC114399317 gene encoding putative H/ACA ribonucleoprotein complex subunit 1-like protein 1 translates to MRPPRGGGFRGGRDGGFRGGRDGGGRGRGGFGRGGGGFGRGGGGFGRGGGFRDEGPPSEVVEVSSFMHACEGDAVTKLTNEKVPFFNAPIYLKNMTQIGKVDEIFGPINEAYFSIKMMEGIVATSYSSGDKFYIDPRKLLPLARFLPQPKGQSAGRGGGGGGRGGGRGGRGGGGFRGRGGPRGGRGGPPRGGGFRGRGRS, encoded by the exons ATGAGACCCCCGAGAGGCGGTGGATTCAGAGGTGGCCGCGACGGTGGATTCAGAGGTGGCCGCGACGGTGGCGGTCGCGGCAGAGGTGGTTTTGGTCGCGGCGGAGGTGGTTTTGGTCGCGGAGGAGGTGGTTTTGGTCGCGGCGGCGGATTTCGCGACGAAGGACCACCCTCCGAAGTCGTAG AGGTGTCATCATTTATGCATGCATGCGAGGGAGACGCAGTGACAAAGCTTACAAATGAGAAAGTTCCCTTTTTCAATGCTCCTATATATCTGAAAAACATGACTCAGATTGGAAAAGTTGATGAAATATTTGGTCCCATCAATGAAGCT tacttctcaattaAGATGATGGAAGGGATTGTTGCTACTTCTTATTCATCTGGCGACAAGTTTTATATTGATCCAAGGAAACTGTTGCCTCTTGCAAGATTTCTTCCACAACCCAA GGGACAATCAGCTGGTAGAGGTGGAGGTGGAGGAGGTCGTGGTGGAGGTAGAGGTGGCCGTGGAGGCGGTGGTTTTCGTGGAAGGGGCGGTCCAAGGGGTGGGAGAGGTGGTCCTCCTAGGGGTGGTGGTTTCAGGGGAAGGGGGAGATCATAG